The following coding sequences lie in one Ostrea edulis chromosome 8, xbOstEdul1.1, whole genome shotgun sequence genomic window:
- the LOC125662762 gene encoding high mobility group protein 20A-like isoform X2, with amino-acid sequence MMDLGNNSNNANVTLVKLNLEGFDDDASKEGIAVESSFTSADNSLVMPPTMSDLATVGLQQTPDVDAVAPAEKKKGGWPKGKKRKKMRDSNAPKPALNGYLHFLNERREILRRENPTMAFAEMIRVLGAEWTKLPQHEKQRFLDEAEKDKERYNREMEAYQKTEAYKLFKSQKEKKMREMEAQGSSLELMGERDEDEKGAFDIPIFTEEFLDHNKGREGELRQLRKQTTELEEQNAILSKHIESMKHAIEKLDIEAVQQRSTNIALQGHLDNLRTTLTDSFHSIRLPGTNEVPTLDTIDNYMTKLHNLILDSPQEHEGLIAMVRDIIGRLNIDGTLW; translated from the exons ATGATGGACCTGGGAAACAACAGCAATAATGCGAATGTAACTTTAGTTAAACTCAATCTAGAGGGATTCGATGATGATGCGTCAAAAGAGGGCATTGCTGTCGAATCATC GTTTACGTCCGCAGACAACAGTTTGGTGATGCCGCCTACGATGTCAGACCTAGCTACAG TGGGGTTGCAGCAGACCCCGGATGTGGATGCAGTAGCCCCTGCAGAG AAGAAAAAGGGAGGTTGGCCcaagggcaagaagaggaagAAGATGCGAGACTCCAACGCACCGAAACCAGCGCTGAACGGGTACCTGCACTTCTTAAATGAACGGAGGGAGATCTTGCGTCGTGAAAACCCTACCATGGCCTTTGCTGAGATGATACGAGTTCTGGGGGCAGAGTGGACCAAGTTACCCCAGCATGAGAAGCAG AGATTTCTAGACGAAGCAGAAAAAGACAAGGAGCGGTATAATCGGGAGATGGAGGCCTACCAGAAAACGGAAGCCTATAAACTGTTTAAATCgcagaaagaaaagaaaatgagag aaatgGAAGCTCAAGGTAGCTCATTAGAG TTGATGGGAGAGAGAGATGAGGATGAAAAGGGAGCATTCGACATTCCAATCTTCACCGAAGAGTTCCTGGATCACAACAAAG GCAGGGAGGGTGAACTCAGACAGCTAAGAAAACAGACTACTGAGCTGGAGGAACAGAACGCGATTCTCAGTAAACACATTGAGAGCATGAAGCACGCCATTGAGAAGCTGGATATTGAAGCCGTGCAGCAGCGGAGCACCAACATCGCGCTACAAGGTCACCTAGACAACCTCCGCACAACGCTGACCGACAGCTTCCACTCCATCCGGTTACCAG GAACGAATGAAGTGCCAACATTGGATACAATAGATAATTACATGACTAAACTACACAACCTGATCTTAGATTCTCCTCAGGAACACGAGGGACTCATTGCCATGGTGAGGGACATCATAGGACGGCTAAACATAGATGG GACCCTGTGGTGA
- the LOC125662762 gene encoding high mobility group protein 20A-like isoform X1 translates to MMDLGNNSNNANVTLVKLNLEGFDDDASKEGIAVESSFTSADNSLVMPPTMSDLATVGLQQTPDVDAVAPAEKKKGGWPKGKKRKKMRDSNAPKPALNGYLHFLNERREILRRENPTMAFAEMIRVLGAEWTKLPQHEKQRFLDEAEKDKERYNREMEAYQKTEAYKLFKSQKEKKMREMEAQGSSLELMGERDEDEKGAFDIPIFTEEFLDHNKGREGELRQLRKQTTELEEQNAILSKHIESMKHAIEKLDIEAVQQRSTNIALQGHLDNLRTTLTDSFHSIRLPGTNEVPTLDTIDNYMTKLHNLILDSPQEHEGLIAMVRDIIGRLNIDGDKL, encoded by the exons ATGATGGACCTGGGAAACAACAGCAATAATGCGAATGTAACTTTAGTTAAACTCAATCTAGAGGGATTCGATGATGATGCGTCAAAAGAGGGCATTGCTGTCGAATCATC GTTTACGTCCGCAGACAACAGTTTGGTGATGCCGCCTACGATGTCAGACCTAGCTACAG TGGGGTTGCAGCAGACCCCGGATGTGGATGCAGTAGCCCCTGCAGAG AAGAAAAAGGGAGGTTGGCCcaagggcaagaagaggaagAAGATGCGAGACTCCAACGCACCGAAACCAGCGCTGAACGGGTACCTGCACTTCTTAAATGAACGGAGGGAGATCTTGCGTCGTGAAAACCCTACCATGGCCTTTGCTGAGATGATACGAGTTCTGGGGGCAGAGTGGACCAAGTTACCCCAGCATGAGAAGCAG AGATTTCTAGACGAAGCAGAAAAAGACAAGGAGCGGTATAATCGGGAGATGGAGGCCTACCAGAAAACGGAAGCCTATAAACTGTTTAAATCgcagaaagaaaagaaaatgagag aaatgGAAGCTCAAGGTAGCTCATTAGAG TTGATGGGAGAGAGAGATGAGGATGAAAAGGGAGCATTCGACATTCCAATCTTCACCGAAGAGTTCCTGGATCACAACAAAG GCAGGGAGGGTGAACTCAGACAGCTAAGAAAACAGACTACTGAGCTGGAGGAACAGAACGCGATTCTCAGTAAACACATTGAGAGCATGAAGCACGCCATTGAGAAGCTGGATATTGAAGCCGTGCAGCAGCGGAGCACCAACATCGCGCTACAAGGTCACCTAGACAACCTCCGCACAACGCTGACCGACAGCTTCCACTCCATCCGGTTACCAG GAACGAATGAAGTGCCAACATTGGATACAATAGATAATTACATGACTAAACTACACAACCTGATCTTAGATTCTCCTCAGGAACACGAGGGACTCATTGCCATGGTGAGGGACATCATAGGACGGCTAAACATAGATGG